The DNA window CATGTGCCGATGGTCTCGATCAAGCGGAAGAGCTTGGTGCGGCGCAGGCGCAGATGCGGCGAACCGTCCATCCACAGCAGCCAACCGAGCGCCCCGATTTTGAACAGCGGGACACACATGCTCGCAAGGAACACGACGACCGCGGCCGGCCACAGCCCCACATCGTAAAGTTCGATCACGCCGCCCCACACCGTCAGATCGTCGTGCTCGCCGGTGATGGTCATGGTCATCACCGGGAAAATATTCGCCGCGGGATAAAGAATCGCGCCGCTCAGGAGCAGGGCCCACGCGCGCTGGAGACGGATCGCGCGAGTCGTCATGCGGCCTCCCCGCGCAAGACTTCGATGCGCTCGCGATCGAGCACGCGCCCCAGGACGAGGCAGCACGCCGAGAGAAGGACGATGAACAGCGCCCCGTGTTCCCATGTCACCGTGCCGAGAAGATCCAGACGCACCACGGCAACGAGGCAGGCCACGGCAAAGACGGGCACAAGATTCCACGGCGCGAGCAACTCCGCCCATCGCCAGGCCGCGGATATCCCCGGCCAGTTTCCTCCCGTGCAGTCGGCCGCGAGCACGTAGCAAAGCAGAAGCAAATAAAGGGCCGGCGCGACGATTGACGAGAAGAGCACCAGCGCCGCAAGGGGACCGTAGCCCTGACGCACCAAGCCTTCGATCCCCGTCACGACAAGATTGCTCTGCGAATTTCCCGCCACCGTGAACTTCATCACCGGATAAACATTGGCCAGCACGAGAAGGATCAAACCGGTGAGCACCAGCGCCCACGCCGCCTGCAACGACGCGCTTCCCTTGGCTGTTGCCAGGCGCGCATCGCATCGCCGGCATTGCAACAACTCGCCCGGCGCCAGCGGACGCAGCAGGTAATCCGCGCCGCAATCCGGGCACTCACGCCAGACTTCTTTGTGGTTTTCCATGGGTCGGGGTTCGTCCTCCGGGTCGAGCCACGGCATTTGCTACCACGTTGCAGCGGCATTGCGCAGAATTTTCACCGCCCCTGTGGTAGATTTTTCCGGGCCATGAAAACTCTGCGCTGCGCGTTGCTCCTGGGTTTGTTTTGCGGCGGTTGCCGCACGCTTGAACCCGATGTGCCAGGTCCCGCGGTCAAACCCGCAGGCATGAGCGACAAGGACTACGTCATGGCGCAGCTCGAGGAACTCGGTTGTGCCGGCGGACGCGGCAGAGCGACCCGCGCGTTGATGCGCCGGACGAACAGGACCATGCCGGAACGCGATTACGTTCGCGCGCCTTCGCTGCTTGTGCCGGGTGTGTTTCGCGCGCCCGTTTCCGCAACCGTCCAGACAACGAGTGCGGAGGTGTCGCCGGCACCTGTTTCATCTTCCCGACCGACCTACGTCCAAAAACTCGGCAACACATTCTACGGACCCAACGGCACCGCCGGTTGGCAGTCCGGCCGCGTCATGATCAATTCCGACGGCACCACCGGCACCCTCATCGGCAATACGCTCATCAGCCAGTGATCGGCAGATGGCGGATGGGGAGGGATTGCCTGCGCTGCGCTCCGGCTGTCTCGCTGCGCTCGGCTCGAACTGCGTTCTCATCCCAGTCGAAGTTTCAAGCTGCCTTCGGCAGATGGCGGATGGGGAGGGATTCGAAACCTCGATGATAACTGAAGTAAATCCTCTGAAAAAGGCCTATTATTAAGGTTCTATTAAGGATTTTGTGGGGGAAAAGCTTAATAAGGTGCGCTTTTGCTTAGTCATTCGGCATCGGTTTGGAGTCGCAGTCCAAGGCGTTCAGAACGGCCTTCACGTGCGCCCAATAGCCTTTGTCTCGGTCAACGTCTCTTAGCGTGCCCTCGTGCCATTTCCCGACCTCGCCGCCGTTGATTGGCCCTGTCATGCGATAGCGGTAATTAGCCAACTTCGGGTGCTTCGGATGTTCGCCCGTGTTCTCTATTTCCAGCGTCCCCGTTGACTTCTTCCGCCGTTCGTCTCCGCGCGGAATAACCTCAAGTGTGACCCTAAGCGGCATTGTGAAAACCGCACCGCGCTCCTGTCCGTCGGCAAGGTAACTTGGTTCCCCATTGCTACTTCGATCAAGTTGCTGCATATCTCCTGTCGGAAAATCTCTGGCCGTTATTCCTCATTGATGCATCAATGTTTTCAAAAATTCTCCAACTAATCGGATTGAAAAAAGGGTCAGACTCCACGAACGCCGAGTTGCCTTTAGCGCCTTTTGTTCCGCCGCGTCCTATTAGTCGTGCAGTGTTTGAAGATACGTTCGGAGCAGAAGACCTTGAAAATACAGCTGAGGAATACTTCATGTCTGGTCTCTCTACCTGGAAACTTGGTGATTCGGAAACCGCCCTCGATAAATTCAACACAGCTATCGAGTATTCTCCCGAACGTGCTGATTGGTTCCTCAATCGAGGCAATCTCCTCGC is part of the Chthoniobacterales bacterium genome and encodes:
- a CDS encoding paraquat-inducible protein A is translated as MPWLDPEDEPRPMENHKEVWRECPDCGADYLLRPLAPGELLQCRRCDARLATAKGSASLQAAWALVLTGLILLVLANVYPVMKFTVAGNSQSNLVVTGIEGLVRQGYGPLAALVLFSSIVAPALYLLLLCYVLAADCTGGNWPGISAAWRWAELLAPWNLVPVFAVACLVAVVRLDLLGTVTWEHGALFIVLLSACCLVLGRVLDRERIEVLRGEAA
- a CDS encoding tetratricopeptide repeat protein, whose protein sequence is MFSKILQLIGLKKGSDSTNAELPLAPFVPPRPISRAVFEDTFGAEDLENTAEEYFMSGLSTWKLGDSETALDKFNTAIEYSPERADWFLNRGNLLAELGRYSDALSDFERALQINPALDDGVLFVIYHMIKQLGVDSPALKIVAEQNSEQRHQRSRR
- a CDS encoding paraquat-inducible protein A, with protein sequence MGTRGAVHRPSLGVLPRPGARARSRAHRSLARGGRMTTRAIRLQRAWALLLSGAILYPAANIFPVMTMTITGEHDDLTVWGGVIELYDVGLWPAAVVVFLASMCVPLFKIGALGWLLWMDGSPHLRLRRTKLFRLIETIGTWSMVDIFLLSVLVAVGQLGVLASVRTQPGALFFAAVLICTLFAAQNYDARMIWEDKKS